The Primulina tabacum isolate GXHZ01 chromosome 7, ASM2559414v2, whole genome shotgun sequence genome includes a window with the following:
- the LOC142551664 gene encoding serine/threonine-protein kinase STY17-like codes for MDFVEEVGESSSPPRTYSIVGGSCGGGHDVIRNDVFTRLMENGNEEVVGNPHFREQLEAHFNRLPQSYMLDINIDRVEDVLLHQKLLSRAKDPANRPVFHIRCLEDICTRTNGIDDEQVSSFPPASNRCGAVDDKEAKSSSRRNFVGGFETCSKLEGLNLDIKKNSNDKDKETPAEYSPRRQEALHTPIHEVVFCTIDKPKLLSQLSALLSDIGLNIREAHVFSTMDGYSLDVFVVDGWLVEDKEGLYEAMTQAIARSEGSWSGSLQARPMLLEKANAMQAKYEDWEIDWRLLKIGDKIAAGSCGDLYRGIYSGQNVAVKVLRSEHLNNSLEVEFKQEIAILRQVQHENVVHFIGACTKLPHVCIVTEYMPGGSLYEYLHKNHLVLKLPQLLKFAIDICKGMEYLHQKNVIHRDLKTANLLMDTHNVVKVADFGIARFQNNGGVMTAETGTYRWMAPEVINHLPYDQKADVFSFGIVLWEIMTAKVPYDTMTPVQAALGVRQGLRPELPKDAHPKLLDLMQGCWQALPTDRPSFSSIRVELEQLLQEVEDTRDVPNGC; via the exons ATGGATTTCGTGGAGGAGGTGGGGGAGAGTTCATCCCCGCCGCGGACCTACAGCATCGTCGGCGGAAGTTGCGGAGGAGGACACGATGTGATCAGGAATGATGTTTTTACCCGTTTGATGGAGAATGGAAATGAGGAGGTGGTTGGAAATCCTCATTTTCGTGAACAGTTGGAAGCTCATTTCAACCGCCTTCCTCAAAg TTATATGTTGGATATAAATATCGATAGAGTGGAAGATGTGTTGTTGCATCAAAAGCTTCTTTCTAGGGCTAAGGACCCTGCTAATCGACCCGTTTTCCATATTCGTTGTCTAGAG GATATTTGCACTAGAACCAATGGCATTGATGATGAACAAGTTTCAAGTTTTCCTCCCGCCTCGAATCGATGTGGTGCTGTTGATGACAAAGAAGCCAAATCATCAAGTCGTAG GAACTTTGTGGGTGGCTTCGAGACTTGTTCTAAGCTAGAGGGTCTAAATTTAGATATCAAGAAGAATTCTAATGATAAAGACAAGGAAACTCCAGCAGAATATTCTCCTAGAAG GCAGGAAGCTTTGCACACACCAATTCATGAAGTAGTATTTTGTACCATTGACAAACCTAAGCTTCTTAGTCAG CTTTCTGCTTTGCTCTCAGACATAGGACTTAACATACGGGAAGCTCATGTATTTTCAACGATGGATGGCTACTCTTTAGATGTATTTGTTGTTGATGGATGGCTTGTTGAG GATAAAGAAGGTTTATATGAAGCGATGACACAAGCAATTGCTAGAAGTGAG GGATCGTGGTCTGGTTCTTTGCAGGCACGGCCAATGTTACTGGAGAAAGCTAATGCCATGCAAGCAAAATATGAAGATTGGGAAATAGATTGGAGATTATTGAAGATAGGGGATAAAATTGCTGCTGGATCTTGTGGAGATTT GTATCGCGGAATATATTCTGGCCAGAATGTTGCTGTCAAGGTCCTTAGATCTGAGCATTTGAATAATTCTCTGGAAGTGGAGTTTAAACAGGAAATTGCTATTTTAAG ACAGGTACAACATGAAAATGTCGTACATTTCATAGGCGCTTGCACAAAGCTGCCACATGTATGCATAGTAACAG AGTACATGCCTGGTGGGAGCCTGTATGAATATTTGCATAAGAATCATCTTGTCTTGAAACTCCCACAACTGCTGAAGTTTGCAATTGACATCTGCAAAGGGATGGAGTACCTTCACCAAAAGAACGTCATACACAGGGACTTGAAGACAGCAAATTTGCTTATGGATACTCACAAT GTTGTTAAGGTAGCAGATTTTGGAATTGCTCGGTTCCAGAACAATGGTGGGGTGATGACGGCAGAGACTGGAACATATAGATGGATGGCACCTGAG GTGATAAATCATCTACCTTATGACCAAAAGGCAGATGTGTTCAGTTTTGGTATTGTTCTATGGGAGATTATGACAGCCAAG GTTCCTTATGATACCATGACCCCAGTACAAGCTGCCCTGGGAGTGAGACAG GGACTTCGACCTGAACTCCCCAAAGATGCTCATCCCAAGCTGTTAGACCTAATGCAGGGATGCTGGCAAGCTCTTCCTACTGATCGACCCTCGTTCAGCAGTATTCGAGTTGAACTTGAGCAACTCCTACAAGAAGTGGAG GATACTCGAGATGTACCTAATGGCTGTTAA
- the LOC142551665 gene encoding serine decarboxylase-like — translation MVGTGVEIEEPMASNGAFRHEKSADLLTELSGVESFDPSAVVAEQVPPVVDSSTEDDWEKREIVLGKNVHTTSLEVTEPDADDESTGDKEAYMASILARYRRTLVERTKHHLGYPYNLDFDYGALSQLQHFSINNLGDPFIESNYGVHSRQFEIGVLDWFARLWEIEKDDYWGYITNCGTEGNLHGILLGREVFPDGILYASKESHYSVFKAARMYRMESVKVGTLLTGEIDCNDFKTKLLPNKDKPAIINVNIGTTVKGAVDDLDLVIQTLEDCGFSHDRFYIHCDGALFGLMMPFVKKAPKVTFKKPIGSVSVSGHKFVGCPMPCGVQLTRLRHINALSRNVEYLASRDATIMGSRNGHAPIFLWYSLNRKGYKGFQKEVQKCLRNAHYLKDRLIGAGISAMLNELSSTVVFERPRDEEFVRRWQLACEGNMAHAIVMPNVTLEKLDYFLDELIQGRSLWYSDEKVQPPCLAADIGSESCSCVLHK, via the exons ATGGTTGGGACTGGCGTAGAGATTGAAGAACCAATGGCGTCTAACGGAGCTTTCAGGCACGAAAAATCTGCGGATCTCTTGACGGAGTTGTCGGGCGTGGAATCGTTTGATCCATCGGCGGTGGTGGCAGAGCAAGTGCCGCCGGTGGTGGATTCGAGTACCGAAGATGATTGGGAGAAGAGAGAGATAGTTTTGGGGAAGAACGTGCATACCACGAGCTTGGAGGTGACGGAGCCAGACGCTGACGATGAATCGACGGGGGATAAGGAGGCATATATGGCCAGCATATTGGCTAGATACCGCAGAACGCTCGTCGAAAGGACCAAGCACCATTTAG GGTATCCTTATAATTTGGACTTCGATTATGGTGCACTTAGTCAGTTGCAGCACTTCTCTATTAACAACCTCGGAGATCCATTCATTGAAAGCAACTATGGTGTGCACTCAAGACAGTTCGAAATTGGTGTTTTGGATTGGTTTGCCCGTCTATGGGAGATAGAAAAGGATGATTATTGGGGATATATCACAAATTGTGGAACTGAGGGCAATCTTCATGGCATCCTTCTAGG GAGGGAAGTGTTTCCTGATGGAATTCTCTATGCATCAAAAGAGTCCCACTATTCTGTGTTCAAAGCAGCAAGAATGTACAGAATGGAATCTGTGAAAGTCGGGACTCTGTTAACGGGGGAGATAGACTGTAATGATTTTAAAACTAAGCTACTTCCAAACAAGGACAAACCAGCAATCATTAATGTCAACATAG GAACTACTGTTAAGGGGGCTGTTGACGACCTTGATCTGGTTATACAGACTCTTGAAGACTGTGGGTTTTCACATGATAGATTCTATATCCATTGTGATGGCGCTCTTTTTGGGCTCATGATGCCATTTGTCAAAAAG GCACCCAAGGTTACATTCAAGAAGCCCATTGGCAGTGTCAGTGTATCTGGCCACAAGTTTGTGGGATGCCCCATGCCTTGTGGTGTGCAGCTCACAAGGCTTCGGCACATAAACGCTCTTTCAAGGAATGTAGAATATCTCGCCTCAAGAGATGCAACAATCATGGGAAGCCGAAACGGCCATGCGCCAATCTTTCTCTGGTACTCCCTGAACAGAAAAGGCTACAAAGGGTTCCAAAAAGAAGTACAAAAATGCCTGAGAAACGCTCATTATTTGAAAGACCGTCTCATTGGAGCTGGCATTAGCGCAATGCTCAATGAACTGAGCAGCACTGTCGTGTTTGAACGACCTCGAGACGAGGAGTTTGTCCGTCGTTGGCAACTTGCCTGCGAGGGAAATATGGCCCACGCTATTGTTATGCCCAATGTCACTCTTGAGAAGCTGGATTACTTTTTGGATGAATTAATTCAAGGTCGATCGCTTTGGTACAGTGACGAGAAAGTTCAGCCCCCGTGTCTTGCGGCGGATATAGGGAGCGAGAGCTGTTCCTGcgttcttcacaaataa